In uncultured Methanobacterium sp., a genomic segment contains:
- a CDS encoding V-type ATP synthase subunit F, producing the protein MSSKIAVMADPDTVTGFMLGGIKDGFPVSNMDEAGVKLKELTKEYSIIITTEKIGDNFREMIDKISSVSALPMIIEIPDKKGSVDRESDPIRELIKRVIGVEMVE; encoded by the coding sequence ATGAGTTCAAAAATAGCAGTAATGGCAGATCCTGATACCGTAACCGGTTTCATGCTGGGAGGTATTAAAGATGGATTCCCAGTCAGTAACATGGATGAAGCAGGAGTTAAGCTTAAGGAACTGACCAAGGAGTACTCCATTATTATAACCACTGAAAAAATAGGCGATAATTTCAGAGAAATGATAGATAAGATAAGCAGTGTAAGTGCACTGCCTATGATAATTGAAATTCCAGATAAAAAAGGCTCAGTAGATCGGGAATCAGACCCAATCAGGGAGCTTATAAAACGAGTAATCGGGGTTGAGATGGTAGAATGA